The nucleotide window CGGGCTATCTCATTAACCACACATTACCTTCAGCGTACACGATAGTACCAATGGGCAATACCGACTAGTACTACGATGCCGATGCCCGCTGCTATGATATAGATTTGCAGTTCACTTGGGAAAGGTGGCGTTGTCGTTGGTGTGGTAGTGGGCTCGGTAGTAGTGGTAGTAGAGGTAAACCGGTAGATTTGTCCTCCGAAATCTACAACGTAGAGGTTTTCGTCCGCGTCTACACCAAAGGATGATATGGAGAACGTGGTATCTGCTAGCTCTGTGTTATTCGAGGAACTTGTATCATTATACTCTAGCGACCAAATCTTTCCCGTGCCAAAATCCCCATAGACGTATTTTCCAGATAGCTCTGGTACTCGGTTTCCTCTATAGACGAAACCGCCAGTTATTGAGACTCCCACATCATGGCCGTACGTCCATACAGGGTCAGTAAGACCCTCATCAGAACAGCCACTAGGGGGACTGTAACAGCTGTCACCCTCCTTGATACTCCAGCCGTAGTTCTTACCATTTTCAACAATGTCTATTTCCTCAACACTGCTCTGTCCAACATCTCCAACCCATAGACTCTCCGTATCATAGTCCCAGCTGAAACGCCAAGGATTGCGGAACCCATAGGCAAAGATTTCATCAGCACCCTCGGTGGAGCTTCCAGCAAACGGGTTATCCTCAGGGATTGCATATTTCTTTCCGTCAGAAGTCTCATCAACAGAGATTCGTAGGATAGATCCAAGCAGCGTGGACTTGTTCTGTCCATGTTCATGTGGGTCACCGGCGTCTCCCCCATCACCCAAAGCTATGTAGAGCAGGCCGTCTGGACCAAATGCAAGCTGACCTCCGTTATGGTTTGAATACGGCTGTTCAACTTCAATCATCACCTGTTCAGAGGTGGAGTCCGCTGAACTCTCGTCTCCCGGGTTTACGGAGAATCGTGAAACAACGGTTCGGCGGGGATTCGAAGCAGTGTAATCAACGTAGAAATACCCGTTGCTCTCATAGTTAGGATGGAACGTAAGACCTAGAAGGCCCTCTTCATAGCCGTCGTCTCTCACACGGGCCGAGATATCCAGAAAAATCTCAGCGGATTGTGTAGTGGGAGAGTTCTCAAAGACGTAGATTACGCCTCGCTTCTCAACAACGAATAGCCGATTTGTTCCGTCATTAGCATATACCAATCCCAGTGGCTGTTGAAACGAGAGATTGGGAAATGCTAGCTCCAGCTCAAAATCCAGTTGTTCGTTGGACGGCTCCACAGGAGTAGCTACGTTGTCTGATATGAATACTGGGCTGAATAAGAAGATTAAGAAGAATATGTATGTCAATCGTTTGTTCCATAACATAGTTACATCGGTTTATAATTGGAGAGGTGTATTTTTAACTATTGTTAAATCCCGACGGGGTACCGGTATTATTCAATATTAGAACACGTGTAACAAAATTTCTTCTGCGAGAATTCAGAACAGAGCCTTTATGATTATTGAACCCTGTCCCTCCTAGATTCCTCCTGAGAGATGAAATTCACTGAAATGTTGTGTGGTAGCTTAAATAGGCATAGACACATACGATGATGGGCATTTACGTGGGAAACTATGACTCCTCAGAAGAAACGCATGAATCGAATTCATCTCAAATGAATATCAAGAATGGTTCTCATTCAGGAAGGAAAGAGAGGGATTCCAAACGCCCGTTGATTAATCTACAGAATAGTCATAGGAAATCTCAGAAAAAGCTCTATGAATCATCTCGCTGGGTAATCATTAGATATCCAATGTTTGAAGAAGAGATAATCAGGAACTCTCGTGATCTGGATGTGATTGTAAGAGATATAATACCAGGCATCCAACTGAATAAGCAGTTTGAAACCATTATGGAAATGGCCAAATCACATCTTACCGCACTAAATCATTTTAATTCATCTACTAGTATCTCAGCATCAGAAATTCGCGATTATTCAGAAAAGAAAAGCATTCCACTAAACACTCTGAGGAAATGGATTCTAAAAGGGATAACTCCTAGATTCTATATTCAAGCAGAACAAGCAATCTCTAACAAACAGCAGACTCCTTGCGTCAGAAACTAGGGAGTTACCAAACTGAAAGAACAGTTAAGAATCAGCTAGAAGCAATGGAAATGGATGACTCAATCGAACTATGGTCATCCAATGATAAACAATGGAAACATCTTGAGTCCTATTACGTATTCTTGACGATGATGGAACAAGGTACTTTGCTCACTGATATAGCACGAATCACGCATATTCATAAAAACACAATCCATGGATGGTCGAATGGCGTACTCCCGCTTCCTGTTCTGATAGCCGTCGAGCCAGAATCCGAAAGAGTCATTCGATTATCAAAGAAACACCCTATACTTCTTGACAAATCCATATCAGAAGAACATTATCCGAAGGATATCAACAAGCTAATGCATTGGATTAGAGAAAGAATACCGGGACTAATGAAACATCAAGATTTCAGTTCATTGGCCGACCAATTAGAGAAATACCTCTCCCTTGTCAAACACATTGAAACAGATGATGTAATTGGAATAAGCGAATTGAAAGTCATATCAAATCGTTTGAGAATCAGTATGACAACCGCTCGCAGATGGATACTCAAGGGGGAGCGCCCTCTGCTAATTCATCTCATGGATCTTTCTCTTAAGAATAAGTTAAAAGGTAAGAAACTGAAAACCGATTTGTCTATTCCAACAATAAGCGACCTTTCTGAAGTGCTGAAATCCCTGTATATTTCATCGCATTTGAGAACTCACCAGAATTTTGATTTCCTTCTTAATCAAAGTAAGGACTATTATAGATACCTGAACTTGATGACGTATGGTTATCTCTACTGCGACATTTCCCGAGTTATGGGCCTTTCAGAGAGAACTTTGTTTGACTGGGGACAAGGTAGACTTCCTCTACTGCTCCATATGATAGCGGATACTCCTAACAAAAACCTAGCCGATGAAAATTATTGGCTACCCCTTAGTATAAAGGGTCGCAGATTCAAGGACTTTATTGAAGTCCCGGGAAGAATCAACTCCTATCGGGATCTATATACGGTTCTAGGTAGACTTCAGAAGCTCCTTTTGTCTAGTGAAGTTCATAGTGTTGACTGCCAGAATGATGATTTCATGTATGTTTTGGGGTTTACTTTGGCAGATGGATACATTGCTCCAAGATCAAACACTTCCTTCTCACTAAGAATTGGCCTTAGTAGGAACTACAAATGGTCAGCAAATTTGCTTAGAAAAATACAGGGATATTTGCAGACTTATGGAATATCTACAACGTTTGGATATCGCGATAAAGTTGTCGAGTTGAGAACCTCACTAAGCCCATTTCATATCTGGCTAAAAGAAGCAGTTTTTGGTCTTCAGGCGGAATCTTCAAAGACTTATGATTCCGTTAACATGGATTGGCTATTGGAATCTCCAAGAGATGATAGAATAGCTTTTGTGCAAGGTTTGGCAGATGGTGATGGATATGCAACATCACTTGGAGCTCGCCCTTCAGCAGGAATTAGCAGTTTGGCAAATTCCAAGTTCATAAAGAAACTTCTGAATAGCTTGGGGGTTAATGCATCGGAGTATTCCGGTAAAGTTTCATTGTATACAAAAGAAACCCTTAGGAATGCTGCTGGAATTCCTCTATTCCGCCATGCCCGGAGCCGATTAGAGAATTTGCAGAAAATTATGGAATCCATGAAATGCGAGAGAGGTTAGATAATTCATCTCAAGTTAGAAATATTCTGAGTTGATATGTCAAGAACATTTTGGCAGTCTCGTTCCTTCAATGCCGGAATCATTTTTTATAGCCCAGTGAGCACGTATAAAAAACTACAAAGCTCCAATTTCTTTATGAGGGAACACCCTCCCAATAATAAGCGATGAGAGTGATATAGTGAAATTCGACATTTCAAAGGTTATGAAAATCAGGCTTTCTGATGAATTACCCCCCTATCCCGAGTTTGATTCGAAATACAGAAGAGCTCCTAATCGGGGTTACAACCTCGATTACAATGACACGGTTACCGCCGTGAAGAACGCTCTTAGATACGTGCCTGAAAGTTTACACAAAAAACTTGCTCCAGAGTTTCTTAAAGAACTAAGAACTCGCGGGAGAATCTATGCATACCGTTATCGACCGCCGGGTGAAATTAAAGCAAAACCGGTTGATGAGTACAAAGGAATCCTAGAAGCTCGTGCAATCCAAGTGATGATTGATAATAATCTAGATTTCGATGTAGCTCTGTATCCCTACGAACTTGTTACCTACGGCGAGTCAGGACAGGTGTGCCAGAATTGGTTGCAGTACCGGCTCATAAAGAAGTATCTAAAG belongs to Candidatus Thorarchaeota archaeon and includes:
- a CDS encoding PQQ-dependent sugar dehydrogenase — encoded protein: MLWNKRLTYIFFLIFLFSPVFISDNVATPVEPSNEQLDFELELAFPNLSFQQPLGLVYANDGTNRLFVVEKRGVIYVFENSPTTQSAEIFLDISARVRDDGYEEGLLGLTFHPNYESNGYFYVDYTASNPRRTVVSRFSVNPGDESSADSTSEQVMIEVEQPYSNHNGGQLAFGPDGLLYIALGDGGDAGDPHEHGQNKSTLLGSILRISVDETSDGKKYAIPEDNPFAGSSTEGADEIFAYGFRNPWRFSWDYDTESLWVGDVGQSSVEEIDIVENGKNYGWSIKEGDSCYSPPSGCSDEGLTDPVWTYGHDVGVSITGGFVYRGNRVPELSGKYVYGDFGTGKIWSLEYNDTSSSNNTELADTTFSISSFGVDADENLYVVDFGGQIYRFTSTTTTTEPTTTPTTTPPFPSELQIYIIAAGIGIVVLVGIAHWYYRVR